One window of Candidatus Nanosynbacter sp. HMT-352 genomic DNA carries:
- a CDS encoding general stress protein: MAGTKAGGLKAAQKNLARDPDFYAKIGRKGGKNGRTGGFAANPALARIAGAKGGRISRRTKKTVQKIAE; encoded by the coding sequence ATGGCAGGAACAAAGGCTGGCGGCTTAAAGGCCGCTCAAAAAAATCTAGCTCGCGATCCAGATTTTTACGCAAAGATCGGACGTAAGGGCGGTAAAAACGGTCGAACTGGTGGCTTTGCTGCAAATCCAGCTTTGGCTCGTATCGCTGGCGCTAAGGGCGGACGCATTTCACGCCGTACTAAGAAGACAGTACAAAAAATTGCAGAATAA
- a CDS encoding DUF3152 domain-containing protein, producing MAIAVALTPTISITAPNENKSDAKKAISAKFFSEIKSPSSLSRFKVSDIQTPDWHSTSQSSKKLNSGVKKEVTYTISTKGNVRSNLAEFSKQVNETLNDNRGWARMGIIFKEVKESGSFNLVLSQAELMSSFSSGCDADWSCRVGSSVIINDNRWSGATTAWNKAGGDIRNYRHMVINHEVGHWLGHGHLNCSGVNNPAAVMQQQSIDLQGCAFNPWPLDSELWSTTLGIEL from the coding sequence ATGGCGATTGCTGTTGCTTTAACTCCAACGATTAGCATAACAGCACCCAATGAGAATAAGAGTGATGCGAAGAAGGCGATTAGTGCTAAATTTTTTTCTGAAATAAAATCTCCATCATCACTATCCAGATTTAAGGTGTCAGATATCCAGACTCCAGATTGGCACTCCACATCTCAATCGTCAAAAAAATTGAATTCTGGAGTGAAAAAAGAAGTCACATATACAATATCAACAAAGGGCAATGTCCGATCAAATCTAGCTGAATTCTCGAAACAGGTAAATGAAACCTTAAACGATAATCGAGGCTGGGCGCGTATGGGGATTATTTTTAAAGAGGTAAAAGAGAGTGGAAGTTTCAATCTAGTTCTGTCGCAAGCTGAATTGATGTCCTCATTCTCGTCAGGCTGTGACGCGGATTGGAGTTGTCGAGTCGGGTCTTCTGTCATTATCAATGACAATCGATGGTCTGGCGCGACTACAGCGTGGAATAAAGCAGGTGGTGATATTCGTAATTATCGACATATGGTAATCAATCATGAAGTTGGGCACTGGTTGGGGCATGGGCATTTGAATTGTTCTGGGGTTAATAATCCAGCGGCGGTTATGCAGCAGCAATCAATTGATTTACAGGGGTGTGCTTTTAATCCTTGGCCGCTTGATAGTGAATTATGGTCAACTACGCTGGGGATAGAACTATGA
- a CDS encoding ROK family protein: MIITVDTGGTKTLVASFDEEKNPKHIIKFPTPKNVDQYIQRIADQIHLITNDKPIDAISVALPGVVKDGMAVWCQNLGWKNQPIRELLSRYFPNIPIFIANDANMAGLASMLRLPKTPRCGLYITLGTGVGTSLILNGNLHKELSDCEGGHMSLNYNGKITTWEEIAAGRVLQRIFGELSSDTPLEVWEEVANRIKAGLQPLIAFTQPDVVVIGGSVGVFTSYFSDILSGLLAENLPAAISVPKIISAPNLEEIVLYGCYDNAISRLASN; the protein is encoded by the coding sequence GGTGGGACCAAAACATTAGTAGCCAGCTTTGACGAGGAAAAAAATCCTAAGCATATCATCAAGTTCCCCACCCCTAAAAACGTAGACCAATACATTCAACGCATTGCCGATCAAATTCACCTGATTACGAACGATAAGCCAATTGACGCAATTTCTGTAGCTCTGCCAGGAGTAGTCAAAGACGGCATGGCAGTGTGGTGTCAAAATCTCGGTTGGAAAAATCAACCTATCCGCGAGCTACTTTCCCGATATTTTCCTAATATACCAATATTTATTGCAAATGACGCCAATATGGCAGGATTGGCAAGCATGCTCAGATTGCCCAAAACTCCCAGATGCGGTCTATACATCACTCTAGGAACCGGCGTTGGCACTTCCCTAATCCTGAATGGAAATCTACATAAAGAACTTAGCGATTGCGAGGGCGGACATATGTCTTTGAACTACAATGGCAAGATTACCACTTGGGAAGAGATTGCTGCGGGTAGAGTTTTACAGAGAATTTTTGGCGAATTATCATCAGACACACCCCTGGAAGTCTGGGAAGAGGTCGCCAATAGGATAAAAGCTGGGTTGCAACCCCTCATCGCCTTTACGCAACCAGATGTCGTTGTTATTGGCGGGAGCGTGGGAGTATTCACATCCTATTTTTCAGATATTTTAAGCGGTCTTCTGGCAGAAAACTTACCCGCCGCTATATCGGTACCAAAAATAATCAGCGCCCCTAACCTAGAAGAAATTGTATTATACGGATGCTACGACAATGCCATCAGTCGGCTTGCCTCAAATTGA